Part of the Catalinimonas alkaloidigena genome is shown below.
TGCTCCCCGGCTCAAAGACAGCCTGATCCGCAAACATTACGAGCGTAAACATGGAAAAGATGCCTACTACGGTCAGTCATAGTGTTATATAGTGGGCATTTATTTACATACCCACTATATAACACTATTTAAACTGACCAAAACTAATACATGAAAAGGCTTCTATTAACGCTTGGCTTCTGCTTGCATATGTTCCTGCTATACAGTCAATGCCCGGAAGGATTAATCACGGGTGAGCATAACCTGATTAAAAATGGAGATTTTGAAGAAGATAAAATTAATTTCAAAACAGACTACATTCAAGATTCTGTAGCAATAGCAGGAAAATATTTTATTGTCTCGGATGCAAAAACTTTTTGTAAATGCTTTACAGGTACTGGGGATGGTAAATTCTTAGCAGTGGATGGTTCGGTAGGAGCCAACAAAATTGTCTGGCAACAGGATATAGAGGTGAAAGCAAACACAATTTATTTTTTTTCTGCCTGGGCTTCCAATCTGTATCCGGTTTATCCTGCAGTACTGCAATTTTCCATTAATGGAGAACTGCTTGGTAAAGCTTTTCATACTTCTGAAAAACAAAATATATGGGAACAGTTTTTTGTTAACTGGCATTCAGGTACAAATACGATGGCTACTATTACCCTTGTGAGCCAGAATCCAGGTTCCACCGGAAATGATTTTGGCTTGGACCGGATGAAATTCTATGCATGTGAAAGAGCTTCTTTACAAGCCGGGTTAGAAGCGATTGAGAAAGGAAAAGTTATAGAATTAAGAAATGTGCTTTTTGAAAGAGCCAGCGCACAAATCATAAGTACCTCCTATCAGGAGCTTGACCAATTGGTAAAGTGCCTTCACGAAAACCCACTGGTAGAAATAGAGATAGCCGGCCATACGGATAATGTTGGTAAAGAGGATGACAATCTCAAGCTTTCTCAAGACAGAGCAAACGCAATTGGTGAGTATTTAACAGAAAAAAAAATTGAACCAAACCGATTAGTGATGAAAGGCTATGGCGAACAAAACCCTATTGATACAAATGATACCTTAGAAGGCCATCAAAAAAACAGGAGAGTTGAGTTTAAAATAACAAAACTATAGCTTTAACTAATCACTAGCTGGTTGTCAGTCAGCCTCGAAAAAGGGCATGGAAGTTTGACGCACCACAACCTATATTTGATACTTGAACAGAAAATGTAAATCATGACACTGCCCAAACGGCTAGCTTAACCGGATGATGCCTCAAAGACGCCAATACCCAAAATCAAACTTTTCTAACTCCCAAAAACATGATAAAACTTGATCAATTTGAAGCCTGGTTTGTCACGGGCAGCCAGCATTTGTATGGAGAAGAAACTTTAAAACAGGTAGCTGAACATTCGCAGCAAATTGTCAAAGGATTGAATGCCTCTCAGGCACTTCCTGTAAGAATTGTATACAAGCCTGTGCTGACTACGCCTGATGCCATTTTTCGGCTTTGCCAGGAAGCTAACACTGCTGAAAATTGTATCGGGCTTGTTGTCTGGATGCATACTTTTTCGCCTGCCAAAATGTGGATTGCCGGACTAAAGGCATTACAGCGCCCTCTGGCCCACTTGCACACCCAATTTAATCGGGATATTCCCTGGTCTACGATTGATATGGATTTTATGAACCTGAACCAGTCGGCGCATGGAGGTAGGGAGTTCGGCTATATAGCCAGCCGCATGGGAATTAATCGTAAGGTAATTGTTGGGCATTGGGAAGATTCTGAAGTCCACCAGCAGTTGAATGTATGGACGCGGGCAGCTTCTGCCTGGTATGACGCTCAGGGAGCCAAAGTAGCCCGCTTCGGTGACAATATGCGGGAAGTAGCCGTCACCGAAGGTGATAAAGTAGCTGCGCAAATGCAATTCGGCTATTCTGTAAATGGCTACGGCCTGGGCGATCTGCTAGCTTACATTAATGAAGTCTCGGATGCAGAAATTGATCAATTGACTGCTACTTATGAAAATAGTTACGAATTGGTAGACGCTCTGCGCAAAGATGGCGCTCAGCGTGCTTCCCTGAGGGAGGCGGCACGAATAGAACTGGGTATGAGAGCCTTCCTGGAAGCGGGTAAGTTCAAAGCGTTTACTGATACCTTTGAAAATCTGCATGGTCTGGAACAGCTTCCCGGTATTGCAGCACAGAGGTTGATGGCGGATGGCTATGGCTTCGGCGCTGAGGGTGACTGGAAAACTGCTGCACTTGTCCGTGCCATGAAAGTTATGAGCTCAGGCCTCAAAGGAGGCACTTCTTTTATGGAAGACTACACCTATCATTTTCATCCCGGCGGACAGAAAGTACTGGGTTCACATATGCTGGAAATCTGCCCTTCTATCGCAGCAGCTAAGCCAAGGTGCGAAATTCATCCGCTTTCTATTGGTGGTAAAGCCAATCCTGTACGTCTGGTTTTTGATGTAAGTGCCGGTCCTGCTCTGAATGCCTCGGTAATAGATATGGGAGGACGTTTTCGTTTGCTGGTTAATGAAGTGGAAGCCGTACCCTTGGAGGAGCCTATGCCCAGGCTTCCGGTAGCCAGGGTATTGTGGGAGCCCAAGCCTAACCTAAAGACCGCTGCCAGTGCCTGGATACTTGCCGGGGGCGCACACCATACCGGCTACAGTGCGTGTCTGACCTCTGAGTACATGCAGGATTTCGCTGAGATGGCTAATATGGAATATCTGCTGATCAATGAAGATACGCACTTGTACCACTTCAAAAATGAGTTGCGTTGGAATCAAATGTATTGGGGAAGATAGAAATAGCGTTATGATTCCAGGTACTTAATGTTAAGGTGTTATAATTTGTAAAAGCGTATGCTCAAACCATAGCACCCTAACATTATTCAGTTGAGAAGCGGTACTCTGTCGTAGTACTATATGTTTCACCAGGGGCCAGTTCTACTGAAGGAAAGTCAGGTTGATTGGGTGAATCCGGAAAGTGCTCTGTCTCCAGGCAGAAAGCTGTTCTTTTAGCGTAGGCAACTCCTTCTTTTCCCGTAACCGAGCCATTGAGAAAATTGCCGGTATAAAACTGCACTCCCGGTTCTGTGGTATACACTTCCATCACGCGACCAGTAGAAGGCTCATGCACGCGGGCGGCCAGCCCCATACCTTCTTTGTCCAGTACCCAGCAGTGATCATAACCCATGCCATATTTGATCTGCTCGTTGCTGTCTTCGTTGATCTGCTGACCGATAGGCTTAAGTTCAGTAAAATTAAAAGGAGTCCCTTCTACAGAATTCAGTTCACCCGTAGGAATCAAGGTTTTATCTACAGGGACAAACTGATCAGCATTGATCATAATTTCATGATTTAGCACAGTTTGGGTAGGATCTCCTGTCAGGTTGAAGTAAGAATGGTTGGTCAGGTTGACTATAGTTTTTTTATCAGTAGTCGCTTCATAATCAACTCTCAGTACATTTTCATCGGTAAGCGTATAGGTTACCCTGGTTTCCAAAGTACCGGGATAGCCCTGATCGCCATCGGGGCTGGTGTAAGTGAGCACTAGCTGCTGTCCTTCCTCTGACTGCTGCGGCTCAGCGGACCACACCACCTTGTCAAAACCCTTCAGCCCACCGTGCAGGTGGTTGCCCATATTGTTGGTATCCAGTTGGTAAGTAGTGCCATCAATTGTAAATTTCCCTTTGGCAATACGGTTTCCATAGCGTCCGACCAATGCGCCAAAGAATGGATTATTGTCTACGTAATCCTTCAAGTTATCAAAGCCCAGTACAACATCATCAAAATTGCCCTGAGCATCTTTCACCTTAAGCGAGGTAACAATCCCTCCGTAGTTGGTGATTTTGGCTTCCATGCCATCTTGGTTGGTCAGGGTATAGATATCAACGGCCTCTCCGTCGGGGCCTGTACCAAAGCTTTCCTTTGGTATGGGGTTGGTTGCTTCTTGCATAGTAGGTTGTTCGTTTTCTTGTTGCGAGGGTGACTGGCATGCAGCCACAAACAGGCCAAATATGAGTAGATAAGGTTTCATATGATTATACATCATTTAGTTAAAAGTCATTGCTATTCTATAAGCAGAAGCCAAAATGTATGGTGCCCGTATTAAAACCAAAGCATCTACCAGCCATTCATGCTCTCAAATCTAATCAAAAGCGCACAACTCTGAAAGTAAAGCGTTGAGGATAGGAATACAACAGAGCACCTGGGAAAGTGCTCTATATCATATTGGGTAAAATAAGCAGTGGGAAGCCAGTTTACCGAGCGTTCCTTAAAGCTCAACTTGAAATTACTTACGTTCATCGAGTAAGCCAGAGCAAGCTGGTATTCTTAGCCAAATTTGGAGAAAAGATTATGGGCTTTCAACAAGAGAGGATAACCTGCTTGGAAGATATTAAACGTACCTGTTAGCAAGGGAACCTTTGTATGGTTAATAGCGTGCATTGACAAATAGTGTTGGTTCATAAGCTCAAATGAATCAACAAAACATAATTCAAATTGCATAAGTTGTGCATATTATTCATTTTGTTTGACCATTAAAACTAACCAAACTAAACCTAACTATGGAAAATTTTGACTTAGCGAGTACATTGGAAACCATAAGGGAGTACGCAATTTTGTATGTTCCCAAACTCCTTCTTGCTATCCTTACCCTGATCGTGGGTATGTGGGTAATTGGTAAAATTATCAGTGGTATTAAAAATACACTTACTAAGCGTGATGTGGACCCTTCCCTGGTTCCTTTTCTTACCGGAGTATTAAAAGCAGTATTTGTTGTCATGTTGATTATCAGTGTGGCGGGAATGATAGGAATTGCCACTACTTCATTTATAGCAGTTTTGGGTGCTGCAGGTCTGGCAATAGGTCTGGCTTTGCAGGGTAGCTTAGCCAACTTTGCTGGTGGAGTATTGATTCTAATCCTCAAGCCTTTTAAAGTAGGAGATGTAATTGAGGCCCAGGGCGTAATCGCTAGTGTGACTGAAATTCAGATCTTTCATACAGTGCTTAAGTCTTATGACAATAAAACGATTATTATTCCTAATGGCCCTCTATACAATGACAAAATTATCAACTACTCTACTGAACCAACCCGTAAAGTTGAATGGATATTTGGTGTAGGTTATGATGATGATATTGATAAAGTAAAGCAGGTAATTAAGGATGTTGTGTTCAGTGACGAACGTATCCTTGACCGTGACACGCCATATCTGAAGTTAGCAGAAATGGCTGATAGCTCAGTCAATTTTAAGGTTAGGGGATTGGTGAACCAGGCCGATTTCTGGGATATATATTTTGAGAAACAAGAAGCTATCAAGAAAGCCTTTGATGCTAATGGCATTTCTATTCCTTTCCCTCAGGTGGATGCACATTTGTTTTCTGAAAACGGTGCAGGACCCAAAGCATAATAATAATAACTTAAATAATAAGCAGCCTTTCGCAGGGCTGCTTTTTTTTAATTACCGAACTATGAAGAAACGAATAGGACTTTTTGCATTGATTTTTTTGCCCTGGATGCTTCAGGCACAAACGGATACAACTTCAGCAGTAGCGGCCGATACACTTTGGAAAAAATCTGTAGGCTTTGGCATTAATTTTAATCAGGCTTCCTTTACCGAAAATTGGTTTGGAGGGGGCGTTAACTCTCTTGCGTTCAGTGCTTTTTTCAACACAAAAATGAATTACAAAAAGGATAAATGGTCCTGGGATAACAGGGTCAATTTTCTTTTAGGAACAGTAAATAATTTTGGAGACGGATACCGTAAAAGCCAGGACAGGCTCTTTATAGATACCAAAGTAGGGCATGAGATTTCTGAGGCCTGGGGCGCTTATTTTTCTACCACTTTCCTGACGCAGTTTGCCCCCGGCTATCGGTACGTAACATTGCCAAGCGGTGAAGAAGATGCCTTGAAAATCTCGGACTTTATGGCTCCTGGCTTCTTGACCTTCTCCTTAGGGTTTGAATATATTCCTGACGATAACTTCACACTTCGTTTGAGCCCTTTTTCTCCTCGCTTTACCTTCGTCACAGATTCCGATTTGTATTTGAATACAGAGGGAAATACAAATTATGGTGTAGAGTTAGGTGAGACGGTAAGACAAGAATGGCTGGCGGCACAACTGGTCGCTGAATGGAGTAAAGATTTTACAGATAACATCAATCTTTATTCGCGCTATATGATGTTTGCCAACTATGAGACGCTAAACTTTCAGGAGGTTGATCATAGGCTGGATGTAGTATTTAATGCTCAACTTACAAGCTTTATCAACCTGAGTCTCTCAGGCATTATGGTATATGATTATGATCAGGTCAATGAAATCCAGCTTAGCCAAACATTAGGTTTAGGTATACTCTTGCAGGCTGAAGGTGCAGTGGTAGAGTAACAAATAGAAAGCAGTGTTTTGTGATCAATACACTGCTTTTCTTTTATGCATTATAGCTTACCTGATCAGTCACATCCTAAACAGTCCAGAAACAAAATCTTACGTTTTCCGAGTTATTTAGTGGAGGCTTTTCTATGGTATTTTGGCTGACCTGCTAATCATAGCGCTAATTTCATTAGTGGTTTTCGGAAAATATGCTCAGGAGAAATTGGGCATAGAAAAAAGTTATGCAGCGAGAGTTTCTCATTTGTCAATACAGGCATGCATCGCTGACCTAGTGGAAGCTCTTTTCTGACCATGCGCATATCTTCCTGCTCCACCTGAAGGGGCTGCAACCGCCTTTACGGTGACAGGTCATAAAAGAACGGATTTGCAGGCCCGGACTGATTTTCCATTGAGATAGACTACCTGCCAATGCATGACTTCGGAAACATACGCTTGATTTGTCCTAACTGAACTTAAACAATAGCCTCATTAGCTGATAGAGGATGATATAGAGCACTTACCGCATTAACGCCGTATTTAGTGTTGGGGCATAACGAATTTTTTTTAATCAAACATTTATCAGCTTATTTTATTATAGAAATCTAAGCACTTATACATTTCGTAAGTTAAAGTGTCTGCACATTGACAATTTTTCCGGCTTTATTTTTTCTTAATTACTATCATTAACTAGCCCTTTAATCGTATCACTTCTACTACACTATGGACCAAAAAGATAAGTTCAAAAACACATACCCCCACACCATTTTCTTAGAACACGAAATTAGCCATGAGTTGGAAAATTTCCTTAAGAGAAAGAAATGGATAACTGCTGAAGAACAAGTGATCTCTACAGAGAAGCCGGGAGAAGGAAATATGAATTTTGTACTTAGGGTAATCACAGACAAAAAATCTTTTATCTTGAAGCAGTCACGGCCCTGGGTACAAAAGTACCCTCAGGTGGAAGCTCCAATTGGTCGTATCAGTGTGGAATATCATTTTTACCATTATATAGCGCCATACAAGGAAGTAAATAAATATACCCCTGCTGTCATTGGCTTTGATGCCGCACAGTTTATGCTGGCGCTTGAAGACCTGGGAAGTGGAGCGGATTATACTTATCTATATCAAAAGAACAAGCAACTCTCAAAGGAAGAAATAAAAGCCCTGAGCGGACTGATATCAGTGTTGCATCAGGTTACTGTAGACTTTGAAGATAGAGTCCATTTTGATAATCAACCCATGAAAGTATTAAACCATGAGCATATATTTGTTTTTCCCTATGCTTTAGAAAATGGGTTTGACCTTGATACCATTCAAGCCGGTTTACAGGCGTTGGCTATGCGTTACAAAAAAAACGAGAGCCTGAAAAAGAAAATCAGTAAGCTGGGAGAGGTTTACTTAGAAAATTATGACACGCTACTCCACGGTGATTATTACCCTGGTAGCTGGCTCAAGGTAGAAAGTGGCTTGAAACTGATAGACCCTGAATTTTCATACTTCGGCAAAGCGGAATTTGACCTGGGAGTGATGCTGGCACACTTAAAAATGGCACAACAGCCAGAAGGTAGTACGGAGCAGGTACTCAAATTCTACGAGCAGCCCGAGGGTTTTGATGAAGCGCTGATGTGGGCTTTTGTAGGTGTTGAGATGATGCGAAGAATCATTGGCCTGGCACAACTGCCCCTTAGCCTTGAACTGTCAGAAAAAGAAGACCTATTGGAAGAAGCTGTATCTCTGATCAATCTGTATAACCATTAAAATTTAATGTGAGAAATTTACTTGCCATATACATACTTTTGCTTACCATAGCCTGCACCTCAGATGAGAAAACAACTGTATCGCATGAATCTCCTTCAGGGTTAGAGGGAACAAGCAGTATAAAGCCAGAATTGGACTCCGCTATTGTCAAAGATAAGGTGCTGGGTATGCTCCTGGGATCGGCTATAGGAGATGCTATGGGGGCCCCCACTGAAATGTGGACCAGAGAAAATATCATAATAGAATACGGCTATGTAGATGACCTGGACACCATGGTGAGAGAACCCTCAGCAGAAGGAACCTGGGATTTTAACTTACCGGCAGGGGGGACAACCGATGACACCCGCTGGAAAAAGCTGATGACAGAATTTCTGCTTACCCAGGAGGCCTGGTCTCCTCTTGATCCAAAGGACTTTGCCCAGTTCATCATCCGGCAGTATGAGCAGGATATCCAGACTTTAAAGAATACAGAAAGTTTTGACCCTGAGCCCTTTGAAGTCAATGCCCGAAGATTGGCCTGGCTGCAGGAGTGGGCGAGGGTTGCCAAGCCTTTTGCGGAAGATGACCTTCAAGGCTATGCTTTTGCATTGAGTCGTTTTTATGGTGGTGAAATGACCTGTGCTGGAATGCTTTACTCCCCTACGATTGGCGCTTTTTATCCGGCGGCCCCTCAGATGGCTTATGAAGAAGCCTATCAACTGGCTCTCTTTGATATTGGCTATGCCAGAGATATTAGCGCCATTACAGCAGCACTTGTTTCAGCAGCTATGGCTCCCGAAGCTTCGCCTACTTCAGTGATCAATACGCTTAGAGACATAGATCCTCAAGGTTATTTCAAGAGCAGGCTCGTAGGCAGATCAGCTTACCGCATACTTAAGGAAGCACGCAGCATTGTATATCAGGCTAACCAACTCAAAGTAGGAGATATTGATGCTAAGCAACTTATTATTCCTGCCGGAGAAAATGTCGATACGCTATGGCTGGCCAGAACTCAAAAAGCTTATGAGCTTTTAGATGCCAGGAACCAGGATTTGCCCTTCCATGCAGGGGAAATTCATTTAGTCAACCTGACTGCTCTCTTGTTTTGTGATTTTGATTTTAAAAAGAGCCTGGCTTTCGTCGTGAATTTTGGAAGGGATAATGATACTACCGCTGCCATAACTGGTGCCATTCTGGGAGCATATTATGGTGCTGAAAAACTACCTCCCGAAATGGTTTCTCAGGTGCTCAACACAAATAAAGGATTATTAGAAACTGATATTGAAGTGTTGGCTAAGCAGCTTTATGAAAGCATTAAAACCATGTGAAATAACATTTCTAACGAACTCAATTTTGTGTGTTCTTTTTCATGGTTTAAGTAAACCTGTTAAAAGGTTTCTAACAATCAGTGTATATATAAGTTATTGGTATATATATAAATAATTAAATTTTTTAACTATGATAAAGATATTTAACAGGGTTACTTTTTTTATGCTGAGCATACTAATAGTTGTAAGCTGCAGTCAAAACCTTACTCGGCAAGATGTACAGGATGAGATCACTGATGCTCGTGAAGAGGTAGAGGAAGCCCAGGAAGAAGTAAAAGAAGCGGTAGAAACACGAGAAGCGTTTTATGAAGACTATAAAGAAACAGAACTTAAAAAGCTGGAAAATAGAAATAAGACCCTTGATAATAAGATTAAAAATCTCAAAGATGCATCGAGTGATTCTAATGCTTCGGCAGAAGCAGATATAAATTCAGCAATTAATGAGCTGGAATCGGAGAGAGAAAATATTAATGAACGTATT
Proteins encoded:
- a CDS encoding mechanosensitive ion channel family protein; this encodes MENFDLASTLETIREYAILYVPKLLLAILTLIVGMWVIGKIISGIKNTLTKRDVDPSLVPFLTGVLKAVFVVMLIISVAGMIGIATTSFIAVLGAAGLAIGLALQGSLANFAGGVLILILKPFKVGDVIEAQGVIASVTEIQIFHTVLKSYDNKTIIIPNGPLYNDKIINYSTEPTRKVEWIFGVGYDDDIDKVKQVIKDVVFSDERILDRDTPYLKLAEMADSSVNFKVRGLVNQADFWDIYFEKQEAIKKAFDANGISIPFPQVDAHLFSENGAGPKA
- a CDS encoding DUF3078 domain-containing protein is translated as MKKRIGLFALIFLPWMLQAQTDTTSAVAADTLWKKSVGFGINFNQASFTENWFGGGVNSLAFSAFFNTKMNYKKDKWSWDNRVNFLLGTVNNFGDGYRKSQDRLFIDTKVGHEISEAWGAYFSTTFLTQFAPGYRYVTLPSGEEDALKISDFMAPGFLTFSLGFEYIPDDNFTLRLSPFSPRFTFVTDSDLYLNTEGNTNYGVELGETVRQEWLAAQLVAEWSKDFTDNINLYSRYMMFANYETLNFQEVDHRLDVVFNAQLTSFINLSLSGIMVYDYDQVNEIQLSQTLGLGILLQAEGAVVE
- a CDS encoding OmpA family protein — protein: MKRLLLTLGFCLHMFLLYSQCPEGLITGEHNLIKNGDFEEDKINFKTDYIQDSVAIAGKYFIVSDAKTFCKCFTGTGDGKFLAVDGSVGANKIVWQQDIEVKANTIYFFSAWASNLYPVYPAVLQFSINGELLGKAFHTSEKQNIWEQFFVNWHSGTNTMATITLVSQNPGSTGNDFGLDRMKFYACERASLQAGLEAIEKGKVIELRNVLFERASAQIISTSYQELDQLVKCLHENPLVEIEIAGHTDNVGKEDDNLKLSQDRANAIGEYLTEKKIEPNRLVMKGYGEQNPIDTNDTLEGHQKNRRVEFKITKL
- the araA gene encoding L-arabinose isomerase, with product MIKLDQFEAWFVTGSQHLYGEETLKQVAEHSQQIVKGLNASQALPVRIVYKPVLTTPDAIFRLCQEANTAENCIGLVVWMHTFSPAKMWIAGLKALQRPLAHLHTQFNRDIPWSTIDMDFMNLNQSAHGGREFGYIASRMGINRKVIVGHWEDSEVHQQLNVWTRAASAWYDAQGAKVARFGDNMREVAVTEGDKVAAQMQFGYSVNGYGLGDLLAYINEVSDAEIDQLTATYENSYELVDALRKDGAQRASLREAARIELGMRAFLEAGKFKAFTDTFENLHGLEQLPGIAAQRLMADGYGFGAEGDWKTAALVRAMKVMSSGLKGGTSFMEDYTYHFHPGGQKVLGSHMLEICPSIAAAKPRCEIHPLSIGGKANPVRLVFDVSAGPALNASVIDMGGRFRLLVNEVEAVPLEEPMPRLPVARVLWEPKPNLKTAASAWILAGGAHHTGYSACLTSEYMQDFAEMANMEYLLINEDTHLYHFKNELRWNQMYWGR
- a CDS encoding aldose epimerase family protein, with protein sequence MKPYLLIFGLFVAACQSPSQQENEQPTMQEATNPIPKESFGTGPDGEAVDIYTLTNQDGMEAKITNYGGIVTSLKVKDAQGNFDDVVLGFDNLKDYVDNNPFFGALVGRYGNRIAKGKFTIDGTTYQLDTNNMGNHLHGGLKGFDKVVWSAEPQQSEEGQQLVLTYTSPDGDQGYPGTLETRVTYTLTDENVLRVDYEATTDKKTIVNLTNHSYFNLTGDPTQTVLNHEIMINADQFVPVDKTLIPTGELNSVEGTPFNFTELKPIGQQINEDSNEQIKYGMGYDHCWVLDKEGMGLAARVHEPSTGRVMEVYTTEPGVQFYTGNFLNGSVTGKEGVAYAKRTAFCLETEHFPDSPNQPDFPSVELAPGETYSTTTEYRFSTE
- a CDS encoding phosphotransferase, encoding MDQKDKFKNTYPHTIFLEHEISHELENFLKRKKWITAEEQVISTEKPGEGNMNFVLRVITDKKSFILKQSRPWVQKYPQVEAPIGRISVEYHFYHYIAPYKEVNKYTPAVIGFDAAQFMLALEDLGSGADYTYLYQKNKQLSKEEIKALSGLISVLHQVTVDFEDRVHFDNQPMKVLNHEHIFVFPYALENGFDLDTIQAGLQALAMRYKKNESLKKKISKLGEVYLENYDTLLHGDYYPGSWLKVESGLKLIDPEFSYFGKAEFDLGVMLAHLKMAQQPEGSTEQVLKFYEQPEGFDEALMWAFVGVEMMRRIIGLAQLPLSLELSEKEDLLEEAVSLINLYNH
- a CDS encoding ADP-ribosylglycohydrolase family protein, producing the protein MRNLLAIYILLLTIACTSDEKTTVSHESPSGLEGTSSIKPELDSAIVKDKVLGMLLGSAIGDAMGAPTEMWTRENIIIEYGYVDDLDTMVREPSAEGTWDFNLPAGGTTDDTRWKKLMTEFLLTQEAWSPLDPKDFAQFIIRQYEQDIQTLKNTESFDPEPFEVNARRLAWLQEWARVAKPFAEDDLQGYAFALSRFYGGEMTCAGMLYSPTIGAFYPAAPQMAYEEAYQLALFDIGYARDISAITAALVSAAMAPEASPTSVINTLRDIDPQGYFKSRLVGRSAYRILKEARSIVYQANQLKVGDIDAKQLIIPAGENVDTLWLARTQKAYELLDARNQDLPFHAGEIHLVNLTALLFCDFDFKKSLAFVVNFGRDNDTTAAITGAILGAYYGAEKLPPEMVSQVLNTNKGLLETDIEVLAKQLYESIKTM